Proteins encoded by one window of Salvia splendens isolate huo1 chromosome 5, SspV2, whole genome shotgun sequence:
- the LOC121801870 gene encoding laccase-14-like, whose protein sequence is MKVFILCFLGVVLGCCIMQANASVRSLRFELVNSDHTRLCTKKPLLTVNGQFPGPTIYARRGDLVTVDIINHSDQNITIHWHGVKMPRYPWSDGTDYVTQCPIQPGKNFTQRMILSDEEGTLWWHAHSDWSRNSVHGAIVILPPVRENYPFPKPHAHVPIIIGEWWNSKVERVFKEFITGGADPQESNAFLINGQPGDFYPCSKQDTYKLQVEYGKSYLIKLINGVMDTIMFFKIGNHNFTVVGTDGAYTKPLLTDYVAISPGQTLDLLLEANQPPSHYYMAARVYASGGEFVTIPATGIIEYVGNYTPPQSPLLPSLPEVNDSAASIGFTDQLKSLGNNVDVPKEVDETFFYTLTVNQSPCNKPSCLTSTRLLASVNNMTFLLPRNIDILTAYYKQINGVYTTDFPDFPPSSFNYAQGTPEKNERASGFGTAVRMLEYNTTVEVIFQGTNFGGGVEHPMHLHGYSFYVVGSGLGNFNKFRDPANYNLVDPPLMENIAVARNGWTAIRFKANNPGVWYMHCHFERHVSWGMEMVFIVKDGKLPHEKMLPPPPDMPRCGGEDSSPPLVFGDPHPTMGKREEAQ, encoded by the exons ATGAAGGTTTTCATTCTGTGCTTCTTAGGTGTTGTGCTTGGATGCTGCATAATGCAAGCTAATGCTTCAGTTCGAAGCTTAAGATTTGAA CTGGTAAATTCTGATCACACAAGGCTATGCACCAAAAAGCCATTGCTCACGGTAAACGGACAATTCCCGGGGCCAACCATCTATGCCCGGAGGGGAGATCTTGTCACAGTCGATATTATTAATCATTCTGATCAAAATATAACAATTCACTG GCATGGAGTAAAAATGCCAAGATATCCATGGTCGGATGGAACCGATTATGTGACCCAATGCCCAATTCAACCCGGAAAAAACTTTACTCAACGGATGATTCTCTCCGACGAAGAAGGCACATTGTGGTGGCACGCTCATAGCGATTGGTCGAGAAATTCTGTGCATGGCGCCATAGTCATCCTACCTCCGGTGAGGGAGAACTATCCTTTCCCCAAGCCTCATGCTCATGTTCCCATCATCATTG GAGAGTGGTGGAATTCAAAGGTTGAAAGAGTGTtcaaggaattcatcaccggtGGAGCTGATCCCCAAGAATCCAATGCTTTCCTCATCAACGGCCAACCAGGCGACTTTTATCCTTGCTCTAAACAAG ATACATACAAATTGCAAGTGGAATATGGAAAAAGTTAcctaatcaaattaattaatggtgTGATGGACACCATCATGTTCTTCAAAATCGGCAACCACAACTTCACCGTCGTCGGCACCGACGGCGCCTACACGAAACCGCTGCTCACCGATTATGTAGCGATTTCGCCTGGCCAAACCCTAGATTTGCTTCTAGAAGCCAACCAGCCGCCGAGCCATTACTACATGGCGGCCAGAGTCTACGCCAGTGGCGGGGAATTTGTGACCATCCCCGCCACTGGAATAATCGAGTATGTCGGAAACTACACTCCGCCTCAGTCACCGCTGCTTCCATCCTTGCCTGAAGTCAACGACTCGGCTGCATCGATCGGCTTCACAGACCAACTAAAAAGCCTAGGCAACAACGTCGACGTTCCTAAAGAAGTCGACGAAACTTTCTTCTACACTCTCACAGTGAACCAATCGCCATGTAACAAACCTTCTTGCTTAACATCCACAAGGCTGCTCGCAAGCGTCAACAACATGACATTTTTGCTTCCGAGAAACATCGACATTCTCACAGCTTATTACAAACAGATTAATGGAGTTTACACTACTGATTTCCCTGACTTCCCACCGTCATCTTTCAACTACGCGCAAGGCACGCCGGAGAAGAACGAGAGAGCGTCCGGGTTCGGAACAGCGGTTCGTATGTTGGAGTATAACACGACGGTGGAAGTGATTTTCCAAGGCACCAACTTCGGCGGTGGCGTTGAGCATCCCATGCATTTACACGGATACAGCTTCTACGTTGTCGGTTCCGGGTTAGGGAACTTCAACAAGTTCCGGGATCCGGCCAACTATAACCTCGTCGACCCTCCGTTGATGGAAAACATCGCGGTTGCAAGAAACGGATGGACCGCTATAAGATTTAAGGCCAACAATCCAG GAGTGTGGTACATGCATTGTCATTTCGAGCGGCATGTGAGTTGGGGAATGGAAATGGTGTTCATTGTCAAGGATGGAAAGCTCCCCCATGAGAAGatgctgccgccgccgccggataTGCCACGTTGCGGCGGAGAAGACTCATCTCCTCCTCTTGTATTTGGTGATCCTCATCCCACAATGGGGAAGAGAGAAGAGGCTCAATGA
- the LOC121805087 gene encoding laccase-14-like translates to MKAFILCFFGVVLGCIVLVNASTRSVRFEVVNSNHTRLCTKKPLLTVNGQFPGPTIYARRGELVTVDIVNHSDQNITIHWHGVKMPRYPWSDGTDYVTQCPIQPGKNFTQRMILSDEEGTLWWHAHSDWSRNSVHGAIVILPPARETYPFPKPHAHVPIIIGEWWNAKVETVYKEFLTNGIDPQVSNAFLINGQPGDLYPCSKQDTYKLQVEYGKRYLIRLINGVMDTQMFFKIGNHNFTVVGTDGAYTKPLLTDYVSISPGQTLDLLLEANQPPSHYYMAAIVFASNGNFVKIPTTGIIEYVGNYTPPPSPLLPSFPDYNDVAASMGFTDHLKSLGNNVDVPKEVDETFFYTLSVNRFSCDEPSCYAPMRLLASVNNLTFVLPTNVDILTAYYKQINGVYTTDFPDFPPTAFNYTVDKPEKNERASAFGTAVRMLEYNTTVEVIFQGTNIGDGIEHPMHLHGYSFYVVGSGLGNFDKFRDPPNYNLVDPPLMENIAVARNGWAAIRFKANNPGVWYMHCHFERHLSWGMEMVFIVKDGKLPHEKMLPPPPDMPRCGGEDSSPPIVFGDPHSTMGKREEDQ, encoded by the exons ATGAAGGCTTTCATTCTGTGCTTCTTTGGTGTTGTGCTTGGATGCATAGTGCTAGTTAATGCTTCAACTCGAAGCGTAAGATTTGAA GTGGTAAATTCTAATCATACAAGGCTATGCACCAAAAAGCCATTGCTCACCGTGAACGGACAATTCCCGGGGCCAACCATATATGCCCGGAGGGGAGAACTTGTCACAGTCGATATTGTTAACCATTCCGATCAAAATATAACCATCCACTG GCATGGAGTTAAAATGCCGAGATATCCATGGTCGGATGGAACCGATTATGTGACCCAGTGCCCAATTCAACCAGGCAAAAACTTTACCCAACGGATGATCCTCTCTGACGAAGAAGGCACATTGTGGTGGCACGCTCATAGCGATTGGTCGAGAAATTCCGTTCATGGCGCGATTGTCATCCTACCTCCGGCGAGGGAGACCTATCCTTTCCCCAAGCCTCATGCTCATGTTCCCATCATCATTG GAGAGTGGTGGAATGCTAAGGTTGAAACAGTGTACAAGGAATTCTTGACCAATGGAATAGATCCCCAAGTATCCAATGCTTTCCTCATCAACGGCCAACCCGGCGACTTGTATCCATGCTCCAAACAAG ATACATACAAGTTGCAAGTTGAATATGGGAAAAGGTACCTAATCAGATTAATTAACGGTGTGATGGATACCCAAATGTTCTTCAAAATCGGCAACCACAACTTCACCGTCGTCGGCACTGACGGCGCCTACACGAAACCGCTACTAACAGATTACGTATCGATTTCGCCTGGCCAGACCCTCGATTTGCTTCTAGAAGCCAACCAGCCGCCGAGCCATTACTACATGGCGGCCATAGTCTTCGCTAGTAACGGGAATTTCGTGAAAATCCCCACCACTGGAATAATTGAGTATGTCGGAAACTACACTCCGCCTCCATCACCGCTGCTTCCATCCTTCCCTGACTACAACGACGTGGCTGCATCGATGGGCTTCACAGACCACCTTAAAAGCCTAGGCAACAACGTGGACGTTCCTAAGGAAGTCGACGAAACCTTCTTCTACACTCTCTCAGTGAACCGGTTTTCCTGTGACGAACCTTCTTGCTACGCACCCATGAGGCTGCTCGCGAGCGTCAACAACTTGACATTTGTGCTTCCGACAAACGTCGACATTCTCACAGCTTATTACAAACAGATAAATGGAGTTTACACTACTGATTTCCCCGACTTCCCGCCGACAGCTTTCAACTACACAGTGGACAAGCCGGAGAAGAATGAGAGAGCGTCCGCGTTCGGAACAGCCGTTCGTATGTTGGAGTATAACACGACGGTGGAAGTGATTTTCCAAGGCACCAACATCGGCGATGGCATTGAGCATCCCATGCATTTACACGGATACAGCTTCTACGTTGTCGGTTCCGGGTTAGGGAACTTCGACAAATTCCGTGATCCGCCCAACTATAATCTTGTTGATCCGCCATTGATGGAAAACATCGCTGTGGCAAGAAATGGATGGGCCGCTATAAGATTTAAGGCGAACAATCCAG GAGTGTGGTACATGCATTGTCATTTCGAGCGGCACTTGAGCTGGGGGATGGAAATGGTGTTCATTGTCAAGGATGGGAAACTCCCCCATGAGAAGatgctgccgccgccgccggataTGCCACGTTGCGGCGGAGAAGACTCATCTCCTCCTATTGTATTTGGTGATCCTCATTCCACAATGGGGAAGAGAGAAGAGGATCAATGA